GCTGGGTGGCGTTGCCGCGGATGTCGACGTAGCCGGCGGTGACGTGCTCGTGGTCGCGGCAGGCCCGCGCCAGCGTCATCAGCACATCGGGGGCGACGGGGGTGTCCGACGACGAGGCGAGGCTGACGGTCGAGTCGTGCACCGCGGCGACCTGCGAGCGCAGCCGCGACGGCATCACCTGGTCGAGCTTGCTCAGCGCCCGCAGCGCGGACTCGCCGACCCCGGCGACGGTCCCGCCCGCCGCCAGCCGCAGGCAGACGGCCATCGCGACGGCCTCGTCGGGGTCGAGCAGCAGCGGCGGCAGCGCCGCGCCGGCGCCGAGTTGGTAGCCGCCGCCGTGGCCCTTGCTCGCGTGCACGGGATAGCCGAGGTCGCGCAGGCGTTCGACGTCGCGGCGCACGCTGCGGGTGGTCACGCCGAGCCGCTCGGCGAGCTCGTCGCTCGTCCACACCCGTCGCGACTGCAGCAGCCCAAGCAGTTGCAGCACCCGGCTCGTCGTCTCCGACATAGCCGAAGACTGTCACATATTCAGGACAGATTCTGTCCGCTGAGTAGTTGGGCGGCTCCTCGCCGGTAGAGCGCCCAGCCGCCCGCGACCAGCAGCACCCCGAACACCAGGAAGCCGATGTCCCAGGACAGCGGGGCGCCGAGGTCGTCGCGCACGTGGTGCACGCCCAGCAGCTGGTGGTCGATGACGCCCTCGACGACGTTGAAGATCCCCCAGCCCGTCAACAGCAGCCCGACGTGGAACGACCAGTTCGGCGCGAGCCGGCGCTGTTGCCAGGCCAGCAGGGTCAGCGACATGCCGAGCGACACCAGCAGCCACGTCGCGGCGTGGAAGAAACCGTCGGCGACGACGTTGGCCTCCAGCCCGCCCAGCGTTTTCGGCGGATAGGCCTCAACGCTGCTGACCATGTGATGCCACTGCAGGATCTCGTGCAGCACGATGCCGTCGATGAAGCCGCCGAGCCCGAGCCCGAGCAGCAGACTGGGCGCGCGGGTCGGCATACGTTCGGTCACCGGGTACTGATGCCCGCTCGGTGGCGAGGTATGCGCCCGAAAATGTCATAGGACCGAAACTGTCCTATAGTTCTGCGACGCTGATCGTATGCGCACAACGGTCACCAACGAGCTCGCCGAACAGACCGACTTCCACTGGACCCGATTCCTGCGCCCGCGATTCCAGGGGCTCAGCGACGACGAGTACTTCTGGCAGCCGGTGCCCGACTGCTGGACCGTCCACCCGGACGGGTCGATCGACTTCGACTATCCCGAGCCGACACCGACACCGTTCACGACGATCGCGTGGCGGCTCGCGCACGTCATCGTCGGCGTCTTCGCGGTGCGCAACCACAGCCACTTCGGCGCGCCACCGGCCGACTATGAGACGTGGCAGTACGCCACCGACGCGGCCACCGCGCTGCGCCAACTCGACGAGCAGTACCAGACCTGGATCGACGGCGTGCGCGCGTTGTCCGCCGATGACCTCAATCGGCCGGTCGGACCGGCCGAGGGGCCTTACGCTGACTATCCGATGCTCACCCTGGTTCTGCACATCAACCGTGAGTTCATTCATCACGGTGCCGAAATCGCTTGTATTCGAGATCTTTACGCTCACACCAACCGAGAGGGAAAGTAACCATGCCAGGAATGCCGCCGCCCGCCGCCGACGAACGCCAGACGCTGATCGAGTTCCTCGCGTTCCAGCAGAACGCGTTCTTCTCGGTGGCGTTCGGGCTGACCGACGAGCAGGCGCGCTCGACGCCGTCGGTCAGCGCGCTGTCGATCGGCGGATTGGCCAAACACGCCGCCGGGGTGCAGAAGGGCTGGACCGACCGGATGGTCGCGGCGCCGGACTTCCCGCCCAAGGACGACCGTCCGATGGACGTGGTGATGGCCGAGTACCAGGACCAGTACGTGATGCGCGACGACGAGACACTCGCCGGGCTGCTCGACGCGTTGCGGGCGCAGAACGAGGAGACGCTGCGCGTGCTCAAGGCCGCGGATCTGTCGACGCCGGTGCCGGTGCCGCACGAGGTGCCATGGTTCCCGCACGACATCGACCACTGGAACGTGCGCTGGGTCGCGATGCACCTGATCGAGGAGCTCTGCCGGCACGCCGGACACGCCGACATCATTCGCGAATCCCTCGACCGCGCAACGATGTACGAGTTGATGGCCGCCAACGAGGAGTGGCCGGAGACGGACTTCATCAAGAGGTGGCGTCCCGCGTCGGTGGTGAGCTGACTCAGGGTCGGCGCGTCGTGCGCCGACGCGTCGTGCGCCGATTTCTACGCCAGGGCTGCGATTTGGGCCGTTTCACAGCCCTGGCGTAGAACTCGCGGAGACCCCGTGAACCCCGAGACCTACCGCAGCCACTGGCGCACGGCGTGGTCGACGACCGCATCGAGGTCCGTGCCCAACCGCCCCGCCAGCCACTGCTGGGCGAGCTCGGCCATCGCACCGGTGTACATCGCCGCGCCGACCTGCGCGGCGATCGGATCGGAGTCGGGGTGTAGCCGCCCGCCCTCGGTCAACACGCCCTCGCGCAACAGATCCTGCGTCGCCGCCCGCCGCGCCGCCAGCACCGGATTGGACCGTGCGTCGGTGAACAGCACGCGACCCCGCCGCGGGTCGGCCGAGCTGAACCCCAGCACCGCGGCGATGCCGGCGCGGGTCCGTGCGCGCACCGAGTCCTCCGCCGACGTCATCGCCGCCTCGACGGCCTCGCCCAACTCGGCGCTCACCTGGTCGTACACGGCACCGAGCAACTCGTCGGTGTCGGCGAAGCTTTCGTAGAAGTAGCGGGTGTTCATTCCGCACGCGCGGCACACCGAGCGCACCGACAGCGCCGCTTCCCCGCCGTCGCCGAACAACTGGAAGGCCGCGTCGATCAACCTCGCGCGCCGCTCGGCGCGACGGTCCGTCAGTGGCACCCCGGCCCAACGCGTGGGACTCGACATGAACCCAGGGTAGATCTGGTCACGGCCGTACCCAAAATGTATTCTGGCTACAGCTGTAACCAGAATCCGTGAAAGGACGCCGGACCGTGATCCTGCTGCCGCACCAGTTCATCGGCGAGTTCCTCAACCAGCGCTTCGACAAGGACGTCCGACGCAACTACTTCCGGGGCATGGAGTTCGCCGCGCCGGTCGGTGATCCCGGCTGGTTCGGGCCGGGCAGCGCCACCTGGCACGTGCACTCGCACATGCAGACGCTGATCTTCGGCCTGCAGTGCGCGGCGTTCATGGAGCGCCTCGACCCGTCGATCTTCTGGATGGGCATGCACCACTCGCGACTGGTCAAGCGCGACGAGAACGGCGTCGGCATCCCCGAGATCGACCCGAAGGGCGCGGCGGTGCGGCTGGGCCACTCGATCGCGTTCTTCATCGGCACCGCCTACGGGTCCACCGAGACCGCCGAGCGACTGGCGCAGACCGTGCGCTCGATGCACCACACCATCAAGGGCACCCGCCCCGACGGCGCCCGCTACGACGCCGACGACCCCGACTGGCTGCGCTGGAACTACGCCACCGTGGTGTGGGGCCTGGCCACCGCGCACGAGCTCTACCATCCGAACCCGTTGCGCGGCAAGGACATCGACCGCTACTACCGCGAGTTCATCCGCGTCGGCCACGCGCTGGGCGGCACCGACCTGCCCGAACCCAAGGCCGAGGTCGCCGAGTGCCTCGAGTCGTATCTACCGAAGCTGGCCGTCACGCACGGCACCGCGGTGGCCACCGGCCCGGAGCTGCCGCTGGCGGAGTCGGCCATCAACTGGGCGATCCGCGACACCATGCCGCGCTGGGCCAAGCAGTTGATCCAGCACAAGGACATCAACATCGTCGAACGCACCGCCCGCCGGGCCACCGTGTGGACGATCATCAACGGCCTGCATCTGGCGCAGGGCCCGATCCCGGAGTTCCGGCAGGCTCAGGCCCGGGTCAAAGCGGGGACGACGGTCAAGCACACGCTGCCGACGTACCAGCCGGGCGACGACCCCGTGCGCAGC
The window above is part of the Mycolicibacterium rutilum genome. Proteins encoded here:
- a CDS encoding helix-turn-helix transcriptional regulator, encoding MSETTSRVLQLLGLLQSRRVWTSDELAERLGVTTRSVRRDVERLRDLGYPVHASKGHGGGYQLGAGAALPPLLLDPDEAVAMAVCLRLAAGGTVAGVGESALRALSKLDQVMPSRLRSQVAAVHDSTVSLASSSDTPVAPDVLMTLARACRDHEHVTAGYVDIRGNATQRRLEPYQLVTTGRRWYLLAYDRDKQDWRSLRLDRMADVCAAGSTFTPREAPDAATYVQRSISSSPYRYVARVRFHAPESTVAQHFSPASVTIEPDGPDACVVTTGADDPERMVFYFATVGCDFEVLEPDEVVRAVDAVSARLQRSVSR
- a CDS encoding DUF2243 domain-containing protein; the protein is MPTRAPSLLLGLGLGGFIDGIVLHEILQWHHMVSSVEAYPPKTLGGLEANVVADGFFHAATWLLVSLGMSLTLLAWQQRRLAPNWSFHVGLLLTGWGIFNVVEGVIDHQLLGVHHVRDDLGAPLSWDIGFLVFGVLLVAGGWALYRRGAAQLLSGQNLS
- a CDS encoding DinB family protein; translated protein: MRTTVTNELAEQTDFHWTRFLRPRFQGLSDDEYFWQPVPDCWTVHPDGSIDFDYPEPTPTPFTTIAWRLAHVIVGVFAVRNHSHFGAPPADYETWQYATDAATALRQLDEQYQTWIDGVRALSADDLNRPVGPAEGPYADYPMLTLVLHINREFIHHGAEIACIRDLYAHTNREGK
- a CDS encoding DinB family protein, translating into MPGMPPPAADERQTLIEFLAFQQNAFFSVAFGLTDEQARSTPSVSALSIGGLAKHAAGVQKGWTDRMVAAPDFPPKDDRPMDVVMAEYQDQYVMRDDETLAGLLDALRAQNEETLRVLKAADLSTPVPVPHEVPWFPHDIDHWNVRWVAMHLIEELCRHAGHADIIRESLDRATMYELMAANEEWPETDFIKRWRPASVVS
- a CDS encoding TetR/AcrR family transcriptional regulator, whose protein sequence is MSSPTRWAGVPLTDRRAERRARLIDAAFQLFGDGGEAALSVRSVCRACGMNTRYFYESFADTDELLGAVYDQVSAELGEAVEAAMTSAEDSVRARTRAGIAAVLGFSSADPRRGRVLFTDARSNPVLAARRAATQDLLREGVLTEGGRLHPDSDPIAAQVGAAMYTGAMAELAQQWLAGRLGTDLDAVVDHAVRQWLR
- a CDS encoding oxygenase MpaB family protein produces the protein MLLPHQFIGEFLNQRFDKDVRRNYFRGMEFAAPVGDPGWFGPGSATWHVHSHMQTLIFGLQCAAFMERLDPSIFWMGMHHSRLVKRDENGVGIPEIDPKGAAVRLGHSIAFFIGTAYGSTETAERLAQTVRSMHHTIKGTRPDGARYDADDPDWLRWNYATVVWGLATAHELYHPNPLRGKDIDRYYREFIRVGHALGGTDLPEPKAEVAECLESYLPKLAVTHGTAVATGPELPLAESAINWAIRDTMPRWAKQLIQHKDINIVERTARRATVWTIINGLHLAQGPIPEFRQAQARVKAGTTVKHTLPTYQPGDDPVRSRDEVERAFAEA